GGTCGCTGATGGCCTGTCGGCATTGGCGGTGCATCGGCATACGCTGCCATTTCTGACGCGCCTGGAAGAACAGATGAGCGGCGACGGCTGGTCCGTGGCGCCGGTGGTGCTGGTCGAACAGGGCCGCGTGGCCATCGGTGACGAAATCGGCCAACTGCTCGGGGCGAAAATGGTGGTGATGCTGATCGGCGAGCGTCCCGGTTTGAGTTCGCCGGACAGCCTCGGGCTGTATTTCACCTATGCGCCGAAGGTCGGCCTGACTGACGCCTATCGCAATTGCATTTCCAATGTACGGCTGGAAGGCTTGAGCTACGGCATGGCGGCGCATCGCTTGCTGTATCTGATGCGTGAAGCCTGCCGTCGGCAGCTGTCGGGGGTCAATCTGAAGGACGAAGCTCAGCTTCAGACATTGGAGTCGGACGACGCTGTCGACATGAAAGGCAATTTCCTACTCGATCCGCCCCCAGCCTGAACCGTTTCCGCATTGCCATTCTGCGCTGCTTTCAGGCAGGATCGACGCACGGCCGCCCGGGTTTCCCATCGCCGTCAGAGCAGTTGAAGACAGCCACTTGAAGACGAGACCTATCATGCGGATTATTCAAGCGACCCTCGAACATCTGGATTTGCTGACTCCTTTGTTCGTCAAATATCGCGAGTTCTACGGCTCACTGCCTTACCCGGATTCCTCCCGGGCGTTTCTCGAAAAACGTCTGCGCCGCAAAGAGTCGGTGATCTATCTGGCGCTGGCCGACGATGACGACAGGAAGCTCATGGGCTTCTGCCAGCTCTATCCGAGCTTCTCTTCGTTGTCGCTCAAGCGCGTGTGGATCCTCAACGATATCTACGTCGCCGAAGATGCGCGGCGGCAACTGGTCGCGGACAACCTGATCCGCACCGCAAAGAAAATGGCCAAGGAAACCCAGGCTGTGCGCATGCGTGTGTCCACCAGCGCAGATAACGAAGTGGCACAGAAAACCTACGAATCGATCGGTTTCAAGGAAGACACGGAGTTCAAGAACTACGTGCTGCCTATCAGCGAAGAGCTCTGAACCCAAAAGATCGCAGCCTTCGGCAGCTCCTACAGCGGAACGCGTTCCAATTGCAGGAGCTGCCGAAGGCTGCGATCTTTTGAGGGCTGACAATTGTTCACACCACGACACTCCCCGCTACAAAACCGACGCGCTTTTCAGCGGTCAGACCGTATAATCCCGATCTTTCCGGCTTGTAAGAAAAACTACACCCCGCTGTAGGCTTACACGAAGTCATCCGCACAGGCCTGCCGAGTCGGGCCGTCATACAGGTGCCCCCATGGATTTCAACCCGCTCGACCTTATCCTGCATCTCGATGTGTACCTCGATTTGCTGGTGAACAACTATGGGCCATGGATCTACGCCATCCTGTTTCTGGTGATCTTCTGTGAAACCGGGCTGGTGGTGATGCCGTTCCTGCCGGGTGACTCGCTGCTGTTCATCGCTGGCGCGGTGGCGGCCGGAGGTGGCATGGATCCGGTGCTGCTCGGCGGCCTGCTGATGCTGGCGGCGATCATGGGCGACAGCACCAACTATGTGATCGGACGCACGGCCGGGGAGAAGCTGTTCAGCAACCCCAATTCGAAAATCTTCCGTCGCGACTACCTGCAAAAGACCCACGACTTCTACGACAAGCACGGCGGCAAGACCGTGACCATGGCGCGTTTCCTGCCGATCATCCGCACCTTCGCGCCGTTCGTCGCCGGTGTGGCGCGGATGCCGTACCCCCGCTTCTTCGGCTTCAGCGTGCTTGGCACCGTCCTCTGGGTTGGTGGTCTGGTCACCCTGGGTTACTTCTTTGGCAACGTGCCGTTCATCAAGAAAAACCTGTCGTTGCTGGTGGTGGCAATCATTCTGCTGTCGCTGGTGCCGATGATCATCGGCGTGGTGCGCAGCCGTTTCGGCGGCACCAAAGTGCAATCGCACTGATCCGATGTGGTCACTGAGCGCCTGGCGTCGCCGGCGCCTCCTGGCCAGGCACCCGATTGCCGACGACCTGTGGCAACGGGTGCGCCATCAGCTCTCCTTTCTGGACGGCATCAGCGCTGCTGAAGACCAGTGGTTGCGCGAAGCCTGCGTGCTGTTTCTCGACGACAAACGCCTGACCGCCCTGCCCGGCGTCGAACTGCATCAGGAGCAACGCCTGCTGCTCGCCGCCCAAGCGCAGTTGCCGCTGATGCATCTCGGTGATCTGAACTGGTACCAGGGTTTCCACGAGATCGTGCTGTACCCGGACGACTTCCTCAGCCCGCAACGCCATCGCGATGCCAGCGGCGTCGAGCATGAGTGGGACGGCGAACACAGCGGTGAGGCGTGGCAGCAGGGGCCGGTGATTCTCGCCTGGCCCGGCGTACAGGCCAGCGGCGGTTGGGAAGGCTACAACCTGGTGATCCACGAACTGGCGCACAAGCTCGACATGCTCAACGGCGACGCCAACGGCCTGCCGCCGCTGCACGTGGACATGCGCGTCAGCGACTGGGCCACGGTGATGCAGGCCGCCTACGACGACCTCAACCGCCAGCTCGATCACGATCCCGACGCCGAAACCTCCATCGATCCCTACGCCGCCGAGAATCCGGCGGAGTTCTTCGCGGTCACCAGCGAATACTTCTTCAGCGCCCCGGATCTGCTGCACGAGGCTTATCCACAGGTCTACTTGCAACTGCAGCTTTTCTACCGGCAGGATCCGTTGGGCAGACTGCGGCAACTTCAGGCCACAGACCCGGTCTATCAGGCGCACGACTAAGCTCTGCACGACTTCTGGTACGTGGCGTCGACGTAGGAATGTGCCTATAATCGCCGCCACTTTTTGGTCAATCCGGCCAAGTGTTTTTGGTCAACTACGGGGGCAACGCCCAATGAGCTACAGCAAGATTCCGGCTGGCAAAGACCTGCCGAACGACATCTACGTCGCGATCGAGATCCCGGCCAACCACGCGCCGATCAAATACGAAATCGACAAAGACAGCGATTGCCTGTTCGTTGACCGTTTCATGGCCACCCCAATGTTCTACCCGGCCAACTACGGTTACATCCCGAACACCCTGGCCGACGACGGTGATCCCCTCGACGTGCTGGTCGTGACTCCTTACCCGGTAGCGCCAGGCTCGGTAATCCGCGCGCGTCCGGTCGGCATCCTGAACATGACCGACGACGGCGGCGGCGATGCCAAAGTCATCGCAGTGCCACACGACAAGCTGTCGCAGCTGTACGTCGACGTGAAGGAATACACCGACCTGCCGCCATTGCTGATCCAGCAGATCGAGCACTTCTTCGCGAACTACAAAGATCTCGAGAAGGGCAAGTGGGTCAAGATCGAAGGCTGGGCCGGCGCAGACGCCGCCCGCGAAGCGATCACCAAGTCGGTTGCCGCCTACAAGGGCTAAGCCATTGCGCTTTGCGTGAAGCTTGAAAAAAACCCCGGACTTCCGGGGTTTTTTGTTATTGGCGTCTGCATAATCGACTCGGCTCTTCAAATCGATGTAACCCGAAATACACCCTGGCCGGCCCCCTCTCCCTCCGGGAGAAGGCTGGGGTGAGGGGCTCTTGAAAAAGCCCGACTAAACAGACCGTTTAAATTCCTACATGCAGTTTTAATCTGTTTAATTTCCCACAAGCGCGTCTTACATCCCGTCGCAAAATACAGGCTTTTTTTGAACGCCCGGTTTATTCAAACCGCTCTAGTCCGGCCGTAGACTCCGTGTTTATGAGAAAGAACACTAGCGGTCCACGATTCAAGGCACTCCTGGAAGCAGCGAACATCAGCACCACGGATTTCGCAAGGTTCTGGGGCACGGAAGCCCAAAACGTTCATAA
This genomic interval from Pseudomonas koreensis contains the following:
- the eutC gene encoding ethanolamine ammonia-lyase subunit EutC, encoding MEKPPVDPQNPWLELRRLTPARIALGRTGTSLPTRAQLDFQFAHAQARDAVHLAFDHSEISAQLNERGRETLALQSAAPDRHTYLQRPDLGRKLSDESAQTLRDYASAHPGGIDLVIVVADGLSALAVHRHTLPFLTRLEEQMSGDGWSVAPVVLVEQGRVAIGDEIGQLLGAKMVVMLIGERPGLSSPDSLGLYFTYAPKVGLTDAYRNCISNVRLEGLSYGMAAHRLLYLMREACRRQLSGVNLKDEAQLQTLESDDAVDMKGNFLLDPPPA
- a CDS encoding GNAT family N-acetyltransferase; the encoded protein is MRIIQATLEHLDLLTPLFVKYREFYGSLPYPDSSRAFLEKRLRRKESVIYLALADDDDRKLMGFCQLYPSFSSLSLKRVWILNDIYVAEDARRQLVADNLIRTAKKMAKETQAVRMRVSTSADNEVAQKTYESIGFKEDTEFKNYVLPISEEL
- the ppa gene encoding inorganic diphosphatase — protein: MSYSKIPAGKDLPNDIYVAIEIPANHAPIKYEIDKDSDCLFVDRFMATPMFYPANYGYIPNTLADDGDPLDVLVVTPYPVAPGSVIRARPVGILNMTDDGGGDAKVIAVPHDKLSQLYVDVKEYTDLPPLLIQQIEHFFANYKDLEKGKWVKIEGWAGADAAREAITKSVAAYKG
- a CDS encoding DedA family protein, encoding MDFNPLDLILHLDVYLDLLVNNYGPWIYAILFLVIFCETGLVVMPFLPGDSLLFIAGAVAAGGGMDPVLLGGLLMLAAIMGDSTNYVIGRTAGEKLFSNPNSKIFRRDYLQKTHDFYDKHGGKTVTMARFLPIIRTFAPFVAGVARMPYPRFFGFSVLGTVLWVGGLVTLGYFFGNVPFIKKNLSLLVVAIILLSLVPMIIGVVRSRFGGTKVQSH
- a CDS encoding zinc-dependent peptidase encodes the protein MWSLSAWRRRRLLARHPIADDLWQRVRHQLSFLDGISAAEDQWLREACVLFLDDKRLTALPGVELHQEQRLLLAAQAQLPLMHLGDLNWYQGFHEIVLYPDDFLSPQRHRDASGVEHEWDGEHSGEAWQQGPVILAWPGVQASGGWEGYNLVIHELAHKLDMLNGDANGLPPLHVDMRVSDWATVMQAAYDDLNRQLDHDPDAETSIDPYAAENPAEFFAVTSEYFFSAPDLLHEAYPQVYLQLQLFYRQDPLGRLRQLQATDPVYQAHD